The genome window GCCGCCGGTGAAGAGGCCGTAACCGTAGGCGTTGTGGACCTTCATGCCCGGGGTGACTCCGGCGATCCGGAGGCAGCGGGCCCCCAGTTTGGCCCAGTCGTCCAGATCCTGCTGCGTGTAGCCGACCACGGTGGCGCGGCCGGTGGTGCCGGAGGAGGCGTGGATGCGGGCCACCTGCTCCTGCGGAACGGCGAACATGCCGAAGGGGTAGGAGCGGCGCAGGTCCTCCTTGTCCGTGAAGGGGAACATCGCCAGGTCCGAGAGCTCTTTCAGGTCACTGGGGTGAACCCCGGCGGAGTCGTACTTCTCGCGGTAGAGCGGGACTCGCTCATAGGCGTAGGCAATCGTGTCCTGGAGTCGCTTGAGCTGCAGTGCCTCGATCTGGTCGCGGCTCATCGTCTCCTCAGGATCCAGCCCGAGGGTCGCGTCGGTCATGGAGAGGGTCTCGGTCATCGTCGGAAGCCTTAATGTGTGCGGTGGTGTTGGGGGCGTTGAGGGCTGACGGCTGAGAGGTGCTGACGCGGGCTTCGGTTCAGAGCTTCGCTTCAGCGCTTGGGGATGGTGCGGGACCGCCCGCGGAACTCCGCGATGACCTCGGTGCCGCCCTCCGGCAGGGACTGGCGGACCTGGATGTCGTAGAGCCCGCTGCGGCCGTTCTGCTGGCGCCGATCGGCCACCGCCGTCAGTAGCCGCCCCGGGATGCCGGGCCTGAGGAAGTTCATGTCCACGCCTGAGGCCACGGTGACCGTCTCGTCCGAGCCCTCGGCCGGGTTGCACGCCAGCGCGAAGGCCGAGTCGGCCAGGGCGAACACCATGCCCCCGTGGGCGATGCCGAAGCCGTTCAGCATCTCCTGGCGCAGCGTCATGGTGATGACGGCGTGCCCATCGGCGATCGCCTCCACCTCGATGCCCATCCACTCGCTGGCCGGATCGTTCTGGAGGATGGCGTGCCAGTCGCCGAGCCGTGACGGTGCTTGCGGGGCCTTCTCCGTGGTGGTCATGGCGCTCCAATCATTATCTACTGAACGATCATTAGGTAATCTCAATCTGTGACCTGGGTCAAGTTCCGGGTCGCGGTCAGCGTAGGCCGCGTGTTGACGAACGGCGAGTCGATGCCTATATACTGAACGAACGGTCGGTAAATACGTCGGCTCCCGACCATGCCCCTGTGGCACTGATGAGACGACATCCGCCGCACCGCACACGGCGAATCCGAGAATGAGGTGGTCACCATGGCCGAACACAAGAGCTCCGGCGGGCGCCTGGCCGCCGTCCGGACACCGCAGGACATCGAGGGCGAGCGCCGGTTCGACGCGATCATCGCGGATGACTCCCGCATCGAGCCCCGGGACTGGATGCCCGAGGCCTACCGCAAGTCATTGACCCGGCAGATGTCCCAGCACGCCCACTCCGAGATCATCGGGATGCAACCGGAGGCCAACTGGATCACCCGAGCCCCCAGCCTCAAGCGCAAGGCCATCCTCATGGCCAAGGTGCAGGACGAGGCCGGCCATGGGCTCTACCTGTACTCGGCCACCGAGACCCTCGGAACCGACCGGGACACCCTGAACGATCAACTGCTGACCGGACGCGCCAAATATTCCTCGATCTTCAACTACCCCGCCCGCACGTGGGCGGACATGGGTGCCATCGGCTGGCTCGTCGACGGCGCGGCCATCGCCAACCAGGTGCCGCTGTGCCGTGCCTCCTACGGTCCCTACGGCCGGGCCATGGTGCGCATCTGCAAGGAGGAGTCCTTCCACCAGCGCCAGGGATTCGAGATCCTGCTGGAACTGTCCCGCGGCACCGAGGCCCAGCGGAAGATGGCCCAGGACGCCATCAACCGTTTCTACGCCCCGGCGCTGATGATGTTCGGGCCCTCGGACCAGGACTCGCCGAACTCGCAGCAGTCCATGGCGTGGAACATCAAGCGCTTCTCCAACGATGACCTGCGCCAGCGGTTCGTCGGCATGATCGTGGAACAGGTCAAAGTCCTCGGCCTGAGCCTGCCGGATCCGGACCTGCGCTACGACGAGGAATCCGGCCAATGGCTGCACATGGAGCTGGACTGGGACGAGTTCAAGCGCGTGGTCTCCGGGGGTGGACCCTGCAACGCCCAGCGGCTGGCCCGCCGTCGGGAGGCCCACGAGGACGGGGCCTGGGTCCGTGAGGCCGCAACCGCCTTCGCCCAGAGGCAACAGGATGAGCAGAACCGGCAGGACCAGACGGCAGAGGTGGCCTGAACATGAGCAGCACCGTGATCGGCCAGGACGGCGAGAGCAAGCAGAACAGTCAGAGCAACCAGCCCAGTCAGGGTGCCCCCAAGCCCCCGACGTCGGCCGGCTGGCCCCTCTGGGAGGTCTTCGTGCGCTCCTCGCGGGGCCTGTCCCATGTGCACGCCGGTTCGCTCCACGCGCCGGACGCGGAGATGGCCGTCCGCAACGCGCGGGATCTCTACACCCGGCGCAACGAGGGCGTCTCCCTCTGGGTGGTCCGCTCCGCGGACATCATCACCTCGGACCCGGATGCCAGGGACATGATGTTCGAATCGCCCCAAGGCAAGGACTACCGCCACGCCACGTACTACAAGGAAAGCGAAGGGGTGAAGCATCTGTGAGCGGCACCTCCACCGGCCACCTGCCGGATCATAGCCTGGACAGCTTCGGCGACGCCGCGGCGTCGGCCACGCGGGTCACCCCCGGTAACGCCCTGCGTCCCGAGGACATCGCCCTGCAGCAGATGGCCCCCGCCGGTGACGCCGTCGCCCGGTATGCGCTCCATCTGGGCGACGATGCCCTCATCCTCGCCCAACGGCTCTCGCACTGGATCTCACGCGGACCCGAGTTGGAGGAGGACGTCGCCTTGGGCAACATCGCCCTCGACCAGCTGGGCCACGCCCGCTCCTTCCTCAGCTACGCCGGCAAGGCCTGGGGCCAGACGGAGGACGACCTGGCCTACTTCCGTGAGGAGGAGGAGTTCACCTCCGTGCATCTGGTGGAGCAGCCCAACGGTGATTTCGCCGAGACGATGGTGCGCGGCCTGTTCATGGCCCTCTACCAGCACCAGCTCTACGCCCGGCTGGCGCACTCGGCTGACGAGACCATCGCCGCCATCTCCGCCAAGGCGCTCAAGGAGGTCGACTACCACCTGGAGCATGCCGAACTGTGGACCCTGCGCCTCGGCCGGGGCACCGAGGAGTCGTCCCGCCGGATGCGCCGCGCCCTGGACAAGCTCTGGCCCTACACCGCAGAGCTGTTCCAGGACGAACCACTGCACGAGGAGCTCGAGGGCGTCGCCGTGCGCCCCTCCACGTTGCGTGCGGAATGGGACGACCGGCTGCGGGACATCCTCGACCGGTCCGAACTGGCCCTCCCGGAGATTCCCGCGGCCCTGTGCCTCGGCCGCCGCGGCGAACACTCCGAGCACCTGGGATACATCCTTGCCGAGATGCAGGTGCTCGCCCGCAAGCATCCCGGCGCCACCTGGTAGACGACAGGAGGAGCACCATGGCACCCGCCACCACCATCGAATCCCTGCACGAGATCGCGGCCCGGGTCACCGACCCGGAGATCCCAGTGCTGACCATCGCCGACCTGGGCATCCTGCGGGACGTCGAGCAGGACGGTGACGGCGCCGTCGTCGTGACCATCACCCCGACCTATTCGGGGTGCCCGGCCATGGACGCCATCCGGCAGGATCTAGAGCAGGAGTTCACCGCGGCCGGCTACGAGAAGGTCCGCGTGGACCTGGTGCTGTCCCCAGCCTGGTCCACCGACTGGATGACGGATGAGGGCAAGGCCAAGCTCGAGGAGTACGGCATCGCGCCGCCCACCGGGACCGGCCACCGGGGCACCGTGACCCTCGGCCTGGCCGTGAAGTGCCCGCACTGCCATTCGCTGAACACCCGTGAACTCGCCCGCTTCGGTTCCACCTCCTGCAAGGCCCTGTACTCCTGCCGG of Citricoccus sp. K5 contains these proteins:
- the paaD gene encoding 1,2-phenylacetyl-CoA epoxidase subunit PaaD, producing MAPATTIESLHEIAARVTDPEIPVLTIADLGILRDVEQDGDGAVVVTITPTYSGCPAMDAIRQDLEQEFTAAGYEKVRVDLVLSPAWSTDWMTDEGKAKLEEYGIAPPTGTGHRGTVTLGLAVKCPHCHSLNTRELARFGSTSCKALYSCRDCLEPFDYFKVLS
- the paaI gene encoding hydroxyphenylacetyl-CoA thioesterase PaaI — translated: MTTTEKAPQAPSRLGDWHAILQNDPASEWMGIEVEAIADGHAVITMTLRQEMLNGFGIAHGGMVFALADSAFALACNPAEGSDETVTVASGVDMNFLRPGIPGRLLTAVADRRQQNGRSGLYDIQVRQSLPEGGTEVIAEFRGRSRTIPKR
- the paaC gene encoding 1,2-phenylacetyl-CoA epoxidase subunit PaaC; the protein is MSGTSTGHLPDHSLDSFGDAAASATRVTPGNALRPEDIALQQMAPAGDAVARYALHLGDDALILAQRLSHWISRGPELEEDVALGNIALDQLGHARSFLSYAGKAWGQTEDDLAYFREEEEFTSVHLVEQPNGDFAETMVRGLFMALYQHQLYARLAHSADETIAAISAKALKEVDYHLEHAELWTLRLGRGTEESSRRMRRALDKLWPYTAELFQDEPLHEELEGVAVRPSTLRAEWDDRLRDILDRSELALPEIPAALCLGRRGEHSEHLGYILAEMQVLARKHPGATW
- the paaA gene encoding 1,2-phenylacetyl-CoA epoxidase subunit PaaA; translation: MAEHKSSGGRLAAVRTPQDIEGERRFDAIIADDSRIEPRDWMPEAYRKSLTRQMSQHAHSEIIGMQPEANWITRAPSLKRKAILMAKVQDEAGHGLYLYSATETLGTDRDTLNDQLLTGRAKYSSIFNYPARTWADMGAIGWLVDGAAIANQVPLCRASYGPYGRAMVRICKEESFHQRQGFEILLELSRGTEAQRKMAQDAINRFYAPALMMFGPSDQDSPNSQQSMAWNIKRFSNDDLRQRFVGMIVEQVKVLGLSLPDPDLRYDEESGQWLHMELDWDEFKRVVSGGGPCNAQRLARRREAHEDGAWVREAATAFAQRQQDEQNRQDQTAEVA
- the paaB gene encoding 1,2-phenylacetyl-CoA epoxidase subunit PaaB — its product is MSSTVIGQDGESKQNSQSNQPSQGAPKPPTSAGWPLWEVFVRSSRGLSHVHAGSLHAPDAEMAVRNARDLYTRRNEGVSLWVVRSADIITSDPDARDMMFESPQGKDYRHATYYKESEGVKHL